One genomic segment of Panicum virgatum strain AP13 chromosome 2N, P.virgatum_v5, whole genome shotgun sequence includes these proteins:
- the LOC120661537 gene encoding glutamate receptor 3.4-like isoform X1, with amino-acid sequence MDGVKNAILSPWSSEMGYAHFAALLLCAFMFASGTTAANQNSTGDPARPAEVRIGALFTFDSVIGKAVKPAIELAVAHVNSDPSILRGTKLSVLMQDTNCSGFVGTVEALQLLAQDVIAVLGPQSSAVAHVICHAVNELHVPLISFAATDPTLSSLEYPYFVRATQSDYYQMDAIASIISQYQWKQVIAIHVDDDYGRGGIMALGDALAKRKCKIVYKAKLPPGAANTTIENILMQVNEMESRVYVIHVNPDSGLDVFSAAKSLGMMSSGYVWIATDWLSALMDSSVHGSTDVMELTQGVLVLRQHVADSDSQKALLSKWNNLTRNGSAYSMRAYDSVWLAAHAVERFLSEGNAISFSADPNLRATKGSNLQLDSLRIFNNGNKLLENVWSVNFSGVSGPVQFTLDRNLIHPAYDILNIGGTGLRTIGYWSNISGLSVVAPEQLYSSALNSSTNNVQLHSVIWPGQISQKPRGWEFSYHGKSMRIGVPLRTSYKEFVTQDKGPDGVKGFAVDVFKAAISLLPYPVSCNFVLFGDGLKNPSYSDLVQKVSENYFDAAIGDIAIVTDRTRLVDFTQPYIESGLIIVAPAKEVESNAWAFLKPFTFQMWCVLGVIFLFVGAVVWVLEHRTNTEFRGPPRQQIMTVCWFSFSTMFFAHRENTVSALGRFVLLIWLFVVLIINSSYTASLTSLLTVQELTSGIQGLDSLISSSSAIGYQVGSFSRNYLVDELNIAESRLVPLNSPSDYARALELGSGNGGVAAIIDELPYVEIFLSKYCKFKTVGQVFTKSGWGFAFPRDSPLAEDLSTAILTLSENGNLQRIHDEWLSGTECSADNNGAASNSLSLSSFWGLFLICGLACLIALVIFFLRIYCQYSRYSNQVEVQYPEPEIVSRSARLTTIKSLISFVDKKEEEVKNALKQRPNGSQHPSIGSTATEEQST; translated from the exons ATGGACGG AGTCAAGAACGCGATACTCTCTCCCTGGTCCTCGGAGATGGGCTATGCTCACTTCGCCGCCCTGCTTCTGTGTGCCTTCATGTTCGCCAGTGGAACCACGGCAGCTAACCAGAATAGCACCGGTGATCCCGCAAGGCCGGCTGAGGTGCGCATCGGTGCGCTGTTCACGTTTGACTCGGTTATCGGGAAGGCGGTGAAGCCCGCTATTGAGCTTGCTGTCGCTCATGTCAATTCTGATCCTAGTATACTCCGGGGGACGAAACTCAGTGTTCTTATGCAGGACACCAACTGCAGTGGATTTGTTGGCACCGTAGAAG CGTTGCAGCTTCTGGCTCAAGATGTAATCGCAGTATTAGGTCCACAATCCTCGGCTGTTGCTCATGTCATTTGCCACGCTGTCAATGAACTCCATGTCCCTCTTATCTCTTTCGCAGCCACTGATCCTACCCTGTCTTCCCTTGAATACCCTTATTTTGTGAGGGCTACACAAAGTGATTACTACCAAATGGATGCTATCGCTAGCATCATTAGCCAGTATCAATGGAAACAGGTCATTGCCATACATGTTGATGATGACTATGGTAGAGGTGGCATCATGGCACTAGGTGATGCCCTTGCAAAAAGAAAGTGCAAGATAGTCTACAAAGCTAAGTTGCCACCTGGTGCTGCAAATACTACAATCGAGAATATCTTGATGCAGGTAAATGAAATGGAGTCACGTGTCTATGTTATCCATGTTAACCCTGATTCTGGTCTTGACGTGTTCTCAGCTGCAAAATCTTTGGGGATGATGAGCAGTGGCTATGTATGGATAGCAACAGACTGGCTTTCTGCATTGATGGATTCATCTGTGCATGGTTCTACTGATGTGATGGAACTTACACAGGGTGTTCTCGTGCTTAGGCAGCATGTTGCTGATTCTGACAGTCAAAAAGCATTGTTGTCCAAGTGGAATAATCTTACCAGGAATGGTAGTGCTTACTCTATGCGTGCTTATGACTCTGTATGGTTAGCTGCTCATGCTGTTGAGCGATTTTTGAGCGAAGGGAATGCAATATCTTTTTCAGCAGACCCAAATCTGCGAGCTACAAAAGGAAGTAACCTTCAGTTAGATTCTCTCAGGATTTTCAATAATGGAAACAAACTACTGGAGAATGTGTGGAGTGTGAACTTCTCAGGGGTTTCTGGTCCAGTTCAATTTACCTTGGACCGGAATTTAATCCACCCAGCTTATGATATTCTGAACATTGGTGGTACAGGATTAAGAACCATTGGATATTGGTCAAATATTTCTGGTCTCTCCGTCGTTGCTCCAGAACAATTATATTCATCAGCATTGAACTCTTCAACCAACAATGTACAGCTCCATAGTGTTATATGGCCTGGTCAGATTTCTCAGAAGCCTCGTGGTTGGGAGTTTTCATATCATGGTAAGTCTATGAGGATTGGAGTACCTCTCCGAACGAGCTACAAAGAGTTTGTTACACAAGACAAAGGACCTGATGGAGTAAAGGGGTTTGCAGTTGATGTCTTTAAAGCTGCAATAAGCTTGTTGCCCTATCCAGTTTCTTGCAATTTTGTTTTATTTGGAGATGGTTTGAAGAATCCTAGCTATAGTGACCTTGTTCAGAAGGTTTCTGAAAAT TACTTTGACGCGGCAATAGGGGACATTGCCATAGTGACGGACAGAACAAGACTTGTTGATTTTACCCAGCCATATATTGAATCAGGTCTCATTATTGTAGCTCCAGCAAAGGAGGTTGAATCAAATGCTTGGGCTTTTTTGAAACCATTCACCTTCCAGATGTGGTGTGTCCTAGGTGTTATCTTCCTCTTTGTTGGTGCAGTTGTTTGGGTACTTGAACACCGTACTAATACTGAGTTTCGTGGCCCTCCAAGGCAACAAATTATGACAGTGTGCTG GTTTAGTTTCTCTACCATGTTCTTTGCACACA GAGAGAACACAGTCAGCGCACTTGGTAGATTCGTGCTGCTGATCTGGCTCTTTGTCGTTCTGATTATTAACTCAAGCTACACCGCAAGCTTGACATCGCTTCTCACAGTTCAGGAGCTAACATCAGGCATTCAGGGCCTCGATAGCTTGATCTCGAGTTCAAGTGCAATTGGCTATCAAGTTGGATCTTTTTCCAGAAACTACCTTGTTGATGAGCTCAATATTGCTGAGTCCCGTTTGGTTCCACTAAACAGCCCATCAGATTATGCAAGAGCTCTTGAGCTAGGGTCAGGAAATGGTGGTGTGGCTGCAATTATCGATGAGCTTCCATACGTTGAGATCTTCTTGTCAAAATACTGTAAATTCAAGACAGTTGGTCAGGTTTTCACAAAAAGTGGATGGGGATTT GCCTTCCCAAGGGACTCCCCTCTTGCCGAGGACTTGTCAACAGCAATCCTGACACTATCAGAGAATGGCAATCTCCAGAGGATCCATGATGAATGGTTAAGTGGGACAGAGTGCAGTGCAGATAACAATGGGGCTGCTTCGAACTCCTTGAGCCTGTCAAGCTTCTGGGGCCTCTTCCTCATCTGTGGCCTTGCATGTCTCATTGCTCTTGTGATTTTCTTCCTTCGCATATATTGCCAGTACAGCAGGTATAGTAACCAGGTGGAGGTTCAATATCCTGAGCCCGAGATTGTAAGTCGATCAGCAAGGCTAACTACCATCAAGTCATTGATATCGTTTGTTGATAAGAAAGAGGAGGAGGTGAAGAATGCTCTCAAGCAAAGACCAAATGGCAGCCAGCATCCAAGCATAGGCAGTACGGCTACAGAAGAACAATCCACATGA
- the LOC120661537 gene encoding glutamate receptor 3.4-like isoform X2 codes for MGYAHFAALLLCAFMFASGTTAANQNSTGDPARPAEVRIGALFTFDSVIGKAVKPAIELAVAHVNSDPSILRGTKLSVLMQDTNCSGFVGTVEALQLLAQDVIAVLGPQSSAVAHVICHAVNELHVPLISFAATDPTLSSLEYPYFVRATQSDYYQMDAIASIISQYQWKQVIAIHVDDDYGRGGIMALGDALAKRKCKIVYKAKLPPGAANTTIENILMQVNEMESRVYVIHVNPDSGLDVFSAAKSLGMMSSGYVWIATDWLSALMDSSVHGSTDVMELTQGVLVLRQHVADSDSQKALLSKWNNLTRNGSAYSMRAYDSVWLAAHAVERFLSEGNAISFSADPNLRATKGSNLQLDSLRIFNNGNKLLENVWSVNFSGVSGPVQFTLDRNLIHPAYDILNIGGTGLRTIGYWSNISGLSVVAPEQLYSSALNSSTNNVQLHSVIWPGQISQKPRGWEFSYHGKSMRIGVPLRTSYKEFVTQDKGPDGVKGFAVDVFKAAISLLPYPVSCNFVLFGDGLKNPSYSDLVQKVSENYFDAAIGDIAIVTDRTRLVDFTQPYIESGLIIVAPAKEVESNAWAFLKPFTFQMWCVLGVIFLFVGAVVWVLEHRTNTEFRGPPRQQIMTVCWFSFSTMFFAHRENTVSALGRFVLLIWLFVVLIINSSYTASLTSLLTVQELTSGIQGLDSLISSSSAIGYQVGSFSRNYLVDELNIAESRLVPLNSPSDYARALELGSGNGGVAAIIDELPYVEIFLSKYCKFKTVGQVFTKSGWGFAFPRDSPLAEDLSTAILTLSENGNLQRIHDEWLSGTECSADNNGAASNSLSLSSFWGLFLICGLACLIALVIFFLRIYCQYSRYSNQVEVQYPEPEIVSRSARLTTIKSLISFVDKKEEEVKNALKQRPNGSQHPSIGSTATEEQST; via the exons ATGGGCTATGCTCACTTCGCCGCCCTGCTTCTGTGTGCCTTCATGTTCGCCAGTGGAACCACGGCAGCTAACCAGAATAGCACCGGTGATCCCGCAAGGCCGGCTGAGGTGCGCATCGGTGCGCTGTTCACGTTTGACTCGGTTATCGGGAAGGCGGTGAAGCCCGCTATTGAGCTTGCTGTCGCTCATGTCAATTCTGATCCTAGTATACTCCGGGGGACGAAACTCAGTGTTCTTATGCAGGACACCAACTGCAGTGGATTTGTTGGCACCGTAGAAG CGTTGCAGCTTCTGGCTCAAGATGTAATCGCAGTATTAGGTCCACAATCCTCGGCTGTTGCTCATGTCATTTGCCACGCTGTCAATGAACTCCATGTCCCTCTTATCTCTTTCGCAGCCACTGATCCTACCCTGTCTTCCCTTGAATACCCTTATTTTGTGAGGGCTACACAAAGTGATTACTACCAAATGGATGCTATCGCTAGCATCATTAGCCAGTATCAATGGAAACAGGTCATTGCCATACATGTTGATGATGACTATGGTAGAGGTGGCATCATGGCACTAGGTGATGCCCTTGCAAAAAGAAAGTGCAAGATAGTCTACAAAGCTAAGTTGCCACCTGGTGCTGCAAATACTACAATCGAGAATATCTTGATGCAGGTAAATGAAATGGAGTCACGTGTCTATGTTATCCATGTTAACCCTGATTCTGGTCTTGACGTGTTCTCAGCTGCAAAATCTTTGGGGATGATGAGCAGTGGCTATGTATGGATAGCAACAGACTGGCTTTCTGCATTGATGGATTCATCTGTGCATGGTTCTACTGATGTGATGGAACTTACACAGGGTGTTCTCGTGCTTAGGCAGCATGTTGCTGATTCTGACAGTCAAAAAGCATTGTTGTCCAAGTGGAATAATCTTACCAGGAATGGTAGTGCTTACTCTATGCGTGCTTATGACTCTGTATGGTTAGCTGCTCATGCTGTTGAGCGATTTTTGAGCGAAGGGAATGCAATATCTTTTTCAGCAGACCCAAATCTGCGAGCTACAAAAGGAAGTAACCTTCAGTTAGATTCTCTCAGGATTTTCAATAATGGAAACAAACTACTGGAGAATGTGTGGAGTGTGAACTTCTCAGGGGTTTCTGGTCCAGTTCAATTTACCTTGGACCGGAATTTAATCCACCCAGCTTATGATATTCTGAACATTGGTGGTACAGGATTAAGAACCATTGGATATTGGTCAAATATTTCTGGTCTCTCCGTCGTTGCTCCAGAACAATTATATTCATCAGCATTGAACTCTTCAACCAACAATGTACAGCTCCATAGTGTTATATGGCCTGGTCAGATTTCTCAGAAGCCTCGTGGTTGGGAGTTTTCATATCATGGTAAGTCTATGAGGATTGGAGTACCTCTCCGAACGAGCTACAAAGAGTTTGTTACACAAGACAAAGGACCTGATGGAGTAAAGGGGTTTGCAGTTGATGTCTTTAAAGCTGCAATAAGCTTGTTGCCCTATCCAGTTTCTTGCAATTTTGTTTTATTTGGAGATGGTTTGAAGAATCCTAGCTATAGTGACCTTGTTCAGAAGGTTTCTGAAAAT TACTTTGACGCGGCAATAGGGGACATTGCCATAGTGACGGACAGAACAAGACTTGTTGATTTTACCCAGCCATATATTGAATCAGGTCTCATTATTGTAGCTCCAGCAAAGGAGGTTGAATCAAATGCTTGGGCTTTTTTGAAACCATTCACCTTCCAGATGTGGTGTGTCCTAGGTGTTATCTTCCTCTTTGTTGGTGCAGTTGTTTGGGTACTTGAACACCGTACTAATACTGAGTTTCGTGGCCCTCCAAGGCAACAAATTATGACAGTGTGCTG GTTTAGTTTCTCTACCATGTTCTTTGCACACA GAGAGAACACAGTCAGCGCACTTGGTAGATTCGTGCTGCTGATCTGGCTCTTTGTCGTTCTGATTATTAACTCAAGCTACACCGCAAGCTTGACATCGCTTCTCACAGTTCAGGAGCTAACATCAGGCATTCAGGGCCTCGATAGCTTGATCTCGAGTTCAAGTGCAATTGGCTATCAAGTTGGATCTTTTTCCAGAAACTACCTTGTTGATGAGCTCAATATTGCTGAGTCCCGTTTGGTTCCACTAAACAGCCCATCAGATTATGCAAGAGCTCTTGAGCTAGGGTCAGGAAATGGTGGTGTGGCTGCAATTATCGATGAGCTTCCATACGTTGAGATCTTCTTGTCAAAATACTGTAAATTCAAGACAGTTGGTCAGGTTTTCACAAAAAGTGGATGGGGATTT GCCTTCCCAAGGGACTCCCCTCTTGCCGAGGACTTGTCAACAGCAATCCTGACACTATCAGAGAATGGCAATCTCCAGAGGATCCATGATGAATGGTTAAGTGGGACAGAGTGCAGTGCAGATAACAATGGGGCTGCTTCGAACTCCTTGAGCCTGTCAAGCTTCTGGGGCCTCTTCCTCATCTGTGGCCTTGCATGTCTCATTGCTCTTGTGATTTTCTTCCTTCGCATATATTGCCAGTACAGCAGGTATAGTAACCAGGTGGAGGTTCAATATCCTGAGCCCGAGATTGTAAGTCGATCAGCAAGGCTAACTACCATCAAGTCATTGATATCGTTTGTTGATAAGAAAGAGGAGGAGGTGAAGAATGCTCTCAAGCAAAGACCAAATGGCAGCCAGCATCCAAGCATAGGCAGTACGGCTACAGAAGAACAATCCACATGA
- the LOC120661538 gene encoding septum-promoting GTP-binding protein 1-like, which yields MTTATATAVNAPAVAQLRAGARRRKAAQGQGPRLDLRWARLLRVAVVSRVLRFVRDQLLACSSCGGGGGGGGGRGARYRRLGPPALTPVGRGDACVPAAGDADDAAPCDAAADGENVVSLKVSLLGDCQIGKTSFMVKYVGDDGEEQNGLQMTGLNLMDKTMAVRGARIAYSIWDVAGDIQAVDHIPIACKGAVAILYMFDLTSRCTLNNILDWYERARKWNKTAIPILIGTKFDDFAQIPLEMQWAIVNQARAYARAMKATLFFSSATHNINVNKIFKFIAAKLFNLPWTVERNLTIGEPIIDF from the exons AtgaccaccgccaccgccaccgccgtgaACGCGCCGGCGGTCGCGCAgctccgcgccggcgcccgccgccggaaGGCGGCGCAGGGCCAGGGCCCCCGGCTCGACCTGCGCTGGGCGCGCCTGCtccgcgtcgccgtcgtcaGCCGGGTGCTCCGCTTCGTGCGGGACCAGCTGCTCGCGTGctcctcctgcggcggcgggggcggcggcggcggcggcaggggcgcccggtaccgccgcctcggcccgcccgcgctgaccccgGTGGGCAGGGGCGACGCCtgcgtccccgccgccggcgacgccgacgacgcGGCGCCTTGCGACGCGGCCGCCGACGGCGAGAACGTCGTCAGCCTCAAGGTCAGCCTGCTCGGCGACTGCCAGATCGGCAAGACAAGCTTCATG GTTAAGTATGTGGGAGATgacggggaggagcagaacGGCTTGCAGATGACGGGCCTGAATCTCATGGACAAGACGATGGCCGTCCGGGGAGCTAGGATTGCCTACAGCATCTGGGATGTAGCAG GAGACATCCAAGCCGTCGACCACATCCCAATCGCGTGCAAGGGCGCCGTGGCGATCCTGTACATGTTCGATCTCACGAGCCGGTGCACGCTTAATAA TATTCTAGATTGGTACGAGAGGGCGAGGAAATGGAATAAG ACGGCTATTCCAATCCTAATCGGGACAAAGTTTGATGACTTTGCTCAGATTCCTCTTGAAATGCAATGGGCCATTGTTAACCAG GCCAGGGCATACGCAAGAGCGATGAAGGCGACCCTCTTCTTCTCGAGCGCGACGCACAACATCAACGTGAACAAGATCTTCAAGTTCATCGCGGCGAAGCTCTTCAACCTGCCGTGGACGGTGGAGCGCAACCTCACCATCGGCGAGCCCATCATAGACTTCTGA